Proteins from a single region of Sylvia atricapilla isolate bSylAtr1 chromosome 9, bSylAtr1.pri, whole genome shotgun sequence:
- the EXTL2 gene encoding exostosin-like 2 isoform X1, producing the protein MSQGKAPAILKTLNLCTNLLSTFSWIDLARCFHFCKLPGRVMGIRLLRFTSVVIIVLLLVAGALTALLPTIKDDKLPNSRREPKTQSQSALDSFTLIMQTYNRTDLLLKLLNHYQAIPHLHKIIVVWNNIGEKTPEEMWNSLGPHPVPVVFKVQTVNRMRNRLQNFPDLETKAVLMMDDDTLVSAHDLAFAFSVWQQFPEHIVGFVPRKHISTPSGVYSYGSFELQNPGFGNGDQYSMVLIGAAFLHRGYLEDFQQQPEAVYALIDETQNCDDIAMNFLVAKRTGKPSGVFVKPVDIRNLEKDTNSGYSGMWHRAEHLLQRSYCVNKLVNIYDGMPLKYSNIMISQFGFPNYANHKNKM; encoded by the exons ATGAG TCAAGGTAAAGCTCCTGCAATACTGAAAACACTGAATCTCTGTACAAATTTGCTTTCTACTTTCAGCTGGATAGACTTGGCGAG GTGTTTTCACTTCTGTAAGCTTCCAGGAAGAGTTATGGGAATCCGCCTACTACGCTTCACCTCTGTGGTGATCATCGTCTTGCTTCTTGTGGCAGGTGCTTTAACAGCTTTGCTTCCCACTATCAAAGATGACAAATTGCCCAATTCGAGAAGGGAACCAAAAACCCAGAGTCAGTCTGCCTTGGATTCATTCACTCTTATTATGCAGACATACAACAGAACTGACTTACTGCTAAAGCTTTTAAATCATTATCAAGCAATCCCCCACCTACATAAAATAATTGTTGTGTGGAACAACATTGGTGAGAAGACACCTGAGGAAATGTGGAATTCCTTGGGgcctcatcctgtccctgttgTCTTTAAAGTTCAAACTGTAAATCGTATGAGAAACAGACTGCAGAATTTCCCTGACCTGGAAACAAAAG ctGTTTTAATGATGGATGATGACACACTAGTCAGTGCTCATGACCTTGCTTTCGCCTTTTCTGTTTGGCAG caatttCCAGAGCATATAGTGGGATTTGTGCCTAGAAAGCACATTTCTACTCCTTCAGGCGTATACAGTTATGGCAGCTTTGAATTGCAGAACCCTGGATTTGGGAATGGAGATCAGTATTCTATGGTGCTCATCGGTGCAGCATTTTTACACAGAGGATATTTAGAAGACTTTCAACAGCAGCCAGAAGCAGTTTATGCCTTAATAGATGAAACCCAAAATTGTGATGATATTGCCATGAATTTTCTGGTAGCCAAGCGTACTGGAAAGCCTTCAGGAGTGTTTGTGAAGCCTGTTGACAtaagaaatttagaaaaagacACTAACAGTGGCTATTCTGGAATGTGGCACCGAGCAGAGCATTTGTTACAGAGATCCTACTGTGTAAATAAACTGGTTAATATTTATGATGGCATGCCCTTAAAATATTCTAATATCATGATTTCTCAGTTTGGTTTTCCTAATTATGCcaatcacaaaaataaaatgtaa
- the EXTL2 gene encoding exostosin-like 2 isoform X2 has protein sequence MRCFHFCKLPGRVMGIRLLRFTSVVIIVLLLVAGALTALLPTIKDDKLPNSRREPKTQSQSALDSFTLIMQTYNRTDLLLKLLNHYQAIPHLHKIIVVWNNIGEKTPEEMWNSLGPHPVPVVFKVQTVNRMRNRLQNFPDLETKAVLMMDDDTLVSAHDLAFAFSVWQQFPEHIVGFVPRKHISTPSGVYSYGSFELQNPGFGNGDQYSMVLIGAAFLHRGYLEDFQQQPEAVYALIDETQNCDDIAMNFLVAKRTGKPSGVFVKPVDIRNLEKDTNSGYSGMWHRAEHLLQRSYCVNKLVNIYDGMPLKYSNIMISQFGFPNYANHKNKM, from the exons ATGAG GTGTTTTCACTTCTGTAAGCTTCCAGGAAGAGTTATGGGAATCCGCCTACTACGCTTCACCTCTGTGGTGATCATCGTCTTGCTTCTTGTGGCAGGTGCTTTAACAGCTTTGCTTCCCACTATCAAAGATGACAAATTGCCCAATTCGAGAAGGGAACCAAAAACCCAGAGTCAGTCTGCCTTGGATTCATTCACTCTTATTATGCAGACATACAACAGAACTGACTTACTGCTAAAGCTTTTAAATCATTATCAAGCAATCCCCCACCTACATAAAATAATTGTTGTGTGGAACAACATTGGTGAGAAGACACCTGAGGAAATGTGGAATTCCTTGGGgcctcatcctgtccctgttgTCTTTAAAGTTCAAACTGTAAATCGTATGAGAAACAGACTGCAGAATTTCCCTGACCTGGAAACAAAAG ctGTTTTAATGATGGATGATGACACACTAGTCAGTGCTCATGACCTTGCTTTCGCCTTTTCTGTTTGGCAG caatttCCAGAGCATATAGTGGGATTTGTGCCTAGAAAGCACATTTCTACTCCTTCAGGCGTATACAGTTATGGCAGCTTTGAATTGCAGAACCCTGGATTTGGGAATGGAGATCAGTATTCTATGGTGCTCATCGGTGCAGCATTTTTACACAGAGGATATTTAGAAGACTTTCAACAGCAGCCAGAAGCAGTTTATGCCTTAATAGATGAAACCCAAAATTGTGATGATATTGCCATGAATTTTCTGGTAGCCAAGCGTACTGGAAAGCCTTCAGGAGTGTTTGTGAAGCCTGTTGACAtaagaaatttagaaaaagacACTAACAGTGGCTATTCTGGAATGTGGCACCGAGCAGAGCATTTGTTACAGAGATCCTACTGTGTAAATAAACTGGTTAATATTTATGATGGCATGCCCTTAAAATATTCTAATATCATGATTTCTCAGTTTGGTTTTCCTAATTATGCcaatcacaaaaataaaatgtaa